A single Lactuca sativa cultivar Salinas chromosome 8, Lsat_Salinas_v11, whole genome shotgun sequence DNA region contains:
- the LOC111919331 gene encoding protein NRT1/ PTR FAMILY 3.1 isoform X1 produces MEPENEHMKDEESMDVAKRKKLGGIKTLPFILANEICDRFAATGFHANLITYLTQQLNMPLVKASNTLTNFNGVASFMPIIGALVADSFAGRYFTIIIALLIYELGMIIITISSILPQFRPPQCPTQVNCKEASSSQLSVLYISLLLTSVGLGGTRPCVVAFAADQLDISKLKTQAKTTSWNFFNWYYFFLSLASLSALTVVVYIQDRVSWGWGLGIPTIAMGIAFVAFLVGSPLYQNIKPQGSPFVRLAQVIVAATKKWKSVVPLDDNLLYQNKELDASISKDGRLVHTNQLKWFDKAAIVTDEDTDLISNSPKLWRIATVHRVEELKSMIRLLPIISTGIIYVMAYSHQASFTLTQARTMDRHLSPSFEIPPASMAVFGVIGTLVTLALYDRVFVPFAYRFTKNPSGITCLQRIGVGFVVNILATFVGSFVEIKRKQVARNHNLLDKPTVMIPISVFWLVPQYSLHGVAEAMFHVGKLEFLYDQSPESMKSTALALYWSAIAVGQYAGTLMVTMVHKYTNKNGRNWLPDRNLNRGRLEYYYMLVSGIQVLNLFYYFACAWFYTYKPLEEHAKSKEDGDLELVVDNTTI; encoded by the exons CAAATGAGATATGTGACAGATTCGCCGCTACCGGATTCCATGCCAATTTGATCACATACTTGACCCAACAACTCAACATGCCATTGGTCAAGGCTTCCAACACTCTCACCAACTTCAACGGCGTCGCTAGTTTTATGCCCATCATTGGTGCACTCGTCGCCGATTCTTTCGCCGGTCGTTACTTCACCATCATCATCGCCTTGCTCATCTACGAGCTG GGAATGATCATCATTACTATATCATCAATCTTGCCTCAATTCCGGCCACCGCAATGTCCGACCCAAGTCAACTGCAAAGAAGCGTCATCATCTCAACTATCGGTGCTGTATATCTCCCTCCTCCTTACCTCAGTCGGGTTAGGAGGAACTCGGCCGTGTGTCGTTGCGTTTGCGGCTGATCAACTTGACATATCTAAATTGAAAACACAAGCAAAAACAACCAGCTGGAATTTCTTCAACTGGTACTACTTTTTCTTGTCGCTCGCAAGTCTATCTGCTCTTACGGTGGTTGTTTATATCCAAGATAGGGTGAGTTGGGGTTGGGGACTTGGGATTCCAACGATAGCAATGGGTATTGCATTCGTAGCATTTTTAGTAGGTTCTCCGCTTTATCAGAACATAAAACCACAAGGAAGCCCGTTTGTTAGACTTGCTCAAGTGATCGTTGCTGCAACAAAGAAATGGAAAAGCGTGGTGCCTTTGGATGATAATCTTCTTTATCAGAATAAAGAGCTTGATGCAAGTATTTCTAAGGATGGACGACTTGTTCACACAAATCAACTGAA GTGGTTTGATAAAGCTGCCATAGTTACCGATGAAGACACCGATCTCATTTCAAACTCACCAAAGCTCTGGCGAATCGCTACTGTCCACAGAGTTGAAGAACTAAAGTCCATGATTCGATTGTTGCCAATCATATCAACAGGAATAATTTATGTAATGGCTTATTCACACCAAGCTAGCTTCACCCTCACGCAAGCTCGCACCATGGATCGCCATCTCTCCCCCTCATTTGAAATCCCTCCGGCGAGCATGGCAGTCTTCGGTGTCATCGGCACCCTTGTTACTCTAGCATTATACGATCGTGTATTCGTCCCCTTTGCATATCGCTTCACAAAAAACCCTTCAGGAATCACATGTTTACAAAGAATCGGTGTAGGTTTTGTCGTAAACATTCTGGCAACATTTGTGGGATCATTTGTGGAGATTAAAAGAAAACAAGTAGCAAGAAATCATAACTTGCTCGACAAACCAACTGTAATGATACCCATAAGTGTGTTTTGGTTGGTTCCTCAGTATTCACTTCATGGTGTAGCAGAAGCGATGTTCCACGTTGGTAAACTCGAGTTTCTTTATGATCAGTCGCCGGAAAGTATGAAAAGCACGGCGTTGGCTCTTTACTGGAGTGCAATTGCAGTTGGACAGTATGCAGGGACGTTAATGGTGACCATGGTTCATAAGTACACTAATAAAAACGGGAGAAATTGGCTCCCTGATCGGAATTTGAATAGAGGTAGATTGGAATACTACTACATGCTAGTTAGTGGGATTCAAGTTTTAAACCTTTTTTATTATTTCGCATGTGCATGGTTTTATACTTATAAGCCATTGGAAGAGCATGCAAAAAGTAAAGAAGATGGAGATTTGGAGTTAGTCGTAGATAACACTACAATTTGA
- the LOC111919331 gene encoding protein NRT1/ PTR FAMILY 3.1 isoform X2, with protein MIIITISSILPQFRPPQCPTQVNCKEASSSQLSVLYISLLLTSVGLGGTRPCVVAFAADQLDISKLKTQAKTTSWNFFNWYYFFLSLASLSALTVVVYIQDRVSWGWGLGIPTIAMGIAFVAFLVGSPLYQNIKPQGSPFVRLAQVIVAATKKWKSVVPLDDNLLYQNKELDASISKDGRLVHTNQLKWFDKAAIVTDEDTDLISNSPKLWRIATVHRVEELKSMIRLLPIISTGIIYVMAYSHQASFTLTQARTMDRHLSPSFEIPPASMAVFGVIGTLVTLALYDRVFVPFAYRFTKNPSGITCLQRIGVGFVVNILATFVGSFVEIKRKQVARNHNLLDKPTVMIPISVFWLVPQYSLHGVAEAMFHVGKLEFLYDQSPESMKSTALALYWSAIAVGQYAGTLMVTMVHKYTNKNGRNWLPDRNLNRGRLEYYYMLVSGIQVLNLFYYFACAWFYTYKPLEEHAKSKEDGDLELVVDNTTI; from the exons ATGATCATCATTACTATATCATCAATCTTGCCTCAATTCCGGCCACCGCAATGTCCGACCCAAGTCAACTGCAAAGAAGCGTCATCATCTCAACTATCGGTGCTGTATATCTCCCTCCTCCTTACCTCAGTCGGGTTAGGAGGAACTCGGCCGTGTGTCGTTGCGTTTGCGGCTGATCAACTTGACATATCTAAATTGAAAACACAAGCAAAAACAACCAGCTGGAATTTCTTCAACTGGTACTACTTTTTCTTGTCGCTCGCAAGTCTATCTGCTCTTACGGTGGTTGTTTATATCCAAGATAGGGTGAGTTGGGGTTGGGGACTTGGGATTCCAACGATAGCAATGGGTATTGCATTCGTAGCATTTTTAGTAGGTTCTCCGCTTTATCAGAACATAAAACCACAAGGAAGCCCGTTTGTTAGACTTGCTCAAGTGATCGTTGCTGCAACAAAGAAATGGAAAAGCGTGGTGCCTTTGGATGATAATCTTCTTTATCAGAATAAAGAGCTTGATGCAAGTATTTCTAAGGATGGACGACTTGTTCACACAAATCAACTGAA GTGGTTTGATAAAGCTGCCATAGTTACCGATGAAGACACCGATCTCATTTCAAACTCACCAAAGCTCTGGCGAATCGCTACTGTCCACAGAGTTGAAGAACTAAAGTCCATGATTCGATTGTTGCCAATCATATCAACAGGAATAATTTATGTAATGGCTTATTCACACCAAGCTAGCTTCACCCTCACGCAAGCTCGCACCATGGATCGCCATCTCTCCCCCTCATTTGAAATCCCTCCGGCGAGCATGGCAGTCTTCGGTGTCATCGGCACCCTTGTTACTCTAGCATTATACGATCGTGTATTCGTCCCCTTTGCATATCGCTTCACAAAAAACCCTTCAGGAATCACATGTTTACAAAGAATCGGTGTAGGTTTTGTCGTAAACATTCTGGCAACATTTGTGGGATCATTTGTGGAGATTAAAAGAAAACAAGTAGCAAGAAATCATAACTTGCTCGACAAACCAACTGTAATGATACCCATAAGTGTGTTTTGGTTGGTTCCTCAGTATTCACTTCATGGTGTAGCAGAAGCGATGTTCCACGTTGGTAAACTCGAGTTTCTTTATGATCAGTCGCCGGAAAGTATGAAAAGCACGGCGTTGGCTCTTTACTGGAGTGCAATTGCAGTTGGACAGTATGCAGGGACGTTAATGGTGACCATGGTTCATAAGTACACTAATAAAAACGGGAGAAATTGGCTCCCTGATCGGAATTTGAATAGAGGTAGATTGGAATACTACTACATGCTAGTTAGTGGGATTCAAGTTTTAAACCTTTTTTATTATTTCGCATGTGCATGGTTTTATACTTATAAGCCATTGGAAGAGCATGCAAAAAGTAAAGAAGATGGAGATTTGGAGTTAGTCGTAGATAACACTACAATTTGA